From Nymphalis io chromosome 29, ilAglIoxx1.1, whole genome shotgun sequence:
CCCAcatggaaatatttatttataaatttaaatatttaatttattacatttcgtTGGGGCGTCATgttagtatgcgcaagcgattcctTGACCCCTCTGAAGAGAAGGAACCATTGGTCTGGTATTCCTTCGTCCCGGTCAATGAACTTCATGtgggtttttgttttatttaatttatttgtatataccaTATTCCTTTctgctgcctcgttggtctagtggcttgatgtaaggccgcagactcggagatcctgggttcaattcccaggtcgggccaataaaatgttattgggtttttctgtcagaaaattctcagtagcgtctaatatttatgaagttggaagtgtatacattcCCGTGCCCTGGAAAGCACGTTgtcattggtcctgcgcctgaactctttccggtcatatcggattgccgtcataTCAGATTATGAGATTTGGGGAATAGAGAataacctgtgtttgcgcacacacttgtgcactataatatctcctgcgcagttccCTAATCTCTCTTaatattggccgccgtggccgaaatcggtctggaaggacattattattccaatcggagtagaaataaaataaataaataaatcgtacatttacaaattgcatgcgattttctaattgttccgctgtattacgcactataaaatgttctttctttatttgaatgatatcgcgtcaattgatatccgtgtcaaagttgtttattttggGTTGttgttggaataggctatagatttgtaaacaattacaagGCCTGACAATAACTTCTAATACAAAAACTGAAATAGGCAGTTAAATTGAAATCGCagtcactttatttatttgtagacaGGACAAGTATATGATTAGCCCAGTAAGCctctaaaaatgtattttaatatgttaatattataaaggcatTTGACATACaccttcttcttcgtcgtgacacttgTCAGAGCAGTCGTGGTCGCCATGTATTATGAATTGCCACACCTTGCTTGTTTGCAAATGCTTTCCGgcgtattgttaaatatatgtgtattaattATACCAATATCATTGTAAGGAATTTCcttgtttttaattagtaactgctgtatttttgcattttatttgCGCCCTTTagcatttatttctttttttttttttgttagaccTATTTAGCACACGTGCAAACATACGTTTCAATATAccatttaactataaatatgatGAAGTAcaaagttattttctatttgctACCTATCTATAATATCGAAAAATACTGAAATAGCtaactttttttcataaaaagaagaagaaggaagaaataaaactaaacttcagttaatactttttaatttagtaaatcCATATCTAGAATAACTTAGCGTCTAATATTTATGAAGCGTGATTGTATTAAATGAGAACAAAACTAGCGCGGTCTAGCTCTCGGCGACTCGTCCATGAaacagtttataatataaatattaattcaaccaAATATTGCcaaataaattgtcattttGTAGAATGGGCCCGTAAgtgtttacagtaacagcctgtgaatgtcccactgctgggctaacgcctcctctccctttttgaggagaaggtttggagcttattccaccacgctgctccaatgcggtttgttggaatacacatgtggcagaatttcggttaCCAAGATATACTCAACATTAGAACgatttttattaacaacttaAGGTATCTTTAGTAAGGTAAGGCTTTTACAAAATGATATTGGAAACTAAACGGTCTCTTCTAACATTTAAGTTTGGTTGAATAATATAGGTTAACTAAACGCCTATTAAACGCTTATAAATAAGCCCGTATATGTTTAAgacatgtttataatttttgcgGACATTTGCAATACGaagactaaaaattaaataatttcaggtttcttaaataattaaatcataaattgtTTCATACATAttcttgaaattaaaaacaaaatacatgaCGATGTATATTGCCATCTCTTTCttgtaattgttatattaataggCTAGAAAGAGAAAAAATGATGTCAATtggaattatttctttaaaatacaaCTGTATTTGTTTCGCATCATGCGTCTCATTCTAATTCATAGTTGTTTAAATCTATCTCGctcaaagtaaataattttatcatagttCGAATAAACTAATTTAGTTAATGAAGTATTTTTGAATGCAATGTTTTGATGTAACGTTTCTGACGCAAAACTTTTTAGTTATGTCACACTtctgagtttatttattaactaactcCTTGGTTAATCAAATGATCCAGTCATTGCTTGCATTGGATTTCAGCGCATTGTTCGAGCGAGACAGACATTAGTTAGAATAGTGTGGTGTAAGAACGCTGCAGCGTGCGTGTGATTCTTATATCGAGGTGGTAAGGTCGATTATCCCATACGAGGCCGTCCCATACCGCGTCCCGGCGCCGGCATGTCACCGCCGCCCTTCACGTTCTTTATTGTTTCGTCGATGGAGAGGATCtgacaatgtaaaaatattttatataaatttatattagcaTTAAACATTACAGCTTGGCCCCCTTAGTTGTAGCGTGATGTTACagtcttaaattttttatctacaATATCAGGCTATCCAACACGAAAACACATTTTCAAATCGGATTGGTAGATCTTGAGATTAGTTTATTCCAACAAAACTCTTGATCTCTATATATCAGGCACGGGGTTATAGCATGaagtgtatgtatattttatgaagaTATGTTTAGTAGTTAAAAGCTAGccaattttatctaaattcCAGCTGTTACTTATAATTGCTTGTCTATTAATTTGTGCCCAACCCTTTGTTTGAACCTAGAACCTCGAGGTTAGCTAGCCAGTAGACCAATGAGACAGTAATTAtggattattgtattatatacgaTAATTATAAACTGGTAAGTGGTACCTGTGCGGCCGCCTCGCACGCGGCGGTGATAGCGTTGGTTTTGACGACGGCGGGCTCCCACACGCACGACGCGAAGTTGTCGGCGATATCCTCCTTCTGAATGTCAACTCCGTACCACACTTCACCTAGAGAcagcattttatatatttattcaagtttCACTTTActatattactaaatttacaTACAACAACTAAACTtatctgtaaaaatataagCTCAGTTGTCTTAATGTGGTTAAATCACGTGAATTCAGCCAAAGTTTATGGTTCCAGCGCAGGCAGCACCACTGAGTGTTCATGAGctttaataatcaattttgtGCACAAATCTGTAATCGAAGCTAGTGACTAGAAAGGGAGGTAAGAACTCACCCTGATGATGCTTCTGGCGTAGCTTGTTGAGCAGGTTGGTGGCGTCGAAGCCGGCGTTGTCGCAGAGCTGTCTCGGGATCGCCTCGAATGCGCGCGCCACGCCCGCGATCAGCAGCTGCTCCTTGCCCGCTATCGACTTCGAGTAGTCGCGTAGGTGCTTCGATATTTCCATGTCTATAGCACCGCCGCCTGGAGagagatttatttttagattttttttacaataacctATCGAGACCTTTTGGgaatattctacctcaaaatattaatacattgcATTACTATTTTCTGTTTTGATTggcgagtgagccaatgtaattaaagCCACAAGggttaactaaaatataatgttcaTTTTAGTTGCCATGGTTGATGTATAGACCGTGtaggaaataattaatatttcttagagtgCCTATTTATATGAGATTAGATGGCTTATTTGCATGTCTGTCTttgtctttaaaaattaaatagcttGCGAACTTCATTCAACTCACCGGCGACGACGGCGTCGTTCTTGATGGTACGCCTCACAATCATGATAGCATCGTGTAGAGACCTCTCCGTCTCTTCCAAGAACTGTTCAGCTCCGCCACGGAGTATCAATGTACATGTTTTGGCAGCGGGACATCCTGTGtagataaaataacttttaacattaACTATAAACTAGATTTTTGATGGGACGGTTGGCgtgttggtggatgcttgcctttcacaccgaaggttgtgggttcgattcccacccaggacagatatttgtgtgcatgaacatgtctatttgtcctaagtctggatgtaattatctatataagtatgtatttacaaaagaaaagtagtatatgtagtatatcagttgtggtttccatagtacaaggatcagatggccgtgtgtgaaaaatgtttagGATtataccaggatattattatttataaataaaacaataaatatagaagTTATAGCTATGACacgaatatatatactaaaatacttataaacggCAGCAGCTCATCTTATATCAATCAAGTAGCATCAATGATTTCTCTTTTATAAATTTGGAATAGTAAAAAGTATCAGTCTTAAAACATCCCAATTGTGGGCCCAAGGTTCTCTCCACCTGTAGAATTGGTtcggagtttatttcaccatgctgctctaatgcTGGCAGAATTTTAATCGACTCATACAGGTTcatctcacgatattttcctttaacaCCGAGAAcaagattataaacacaaataatgcACAAAGAAATTCAGTGTCGGAATCATCTGTTACTATTCATGTGTTCTAGCCACTACACCATTTCGGCTCATCAtaagatattatgtacataCCTACAAAACTGCTCAAGAGAGGAGCATCTGAGCAGTACAGTGGATAATTTACtggctatttattattatctgatTGTTTATGGAAcacgatgtttttttatgaatactaaaactaaaaactaaacaCAACATTACCTAGGAtcaacttttatatatacatgaaagGGATTTTGATCAACTGTCAAAGCATTTAATACTAATACTATGTTCCTCAAATGACTCAAACACTTTACactcaaacaataatataagttatacaaataatttgaacCAATATTAATAACTCTCACCATCAGGCGCGTTCTCTTTATCATAACCTGATTGGAAAAAATGGAATTAGGAAGTGGAGTAATATTAAGGGGATGGGTACATCATTTGTTAATGCTtttcactttacttttttacttggGTATAATTgcgataataatttcattatggtaagaatatacatatttaaaatatatatacgtatatataactTAGTTATCATATTGACTCGGCTTCGTTcgatataaagtattaaaaccTTAACATTAAGTTCCAGCTAGAGCAGTTATAACAAAGTAACATCGACACTGTTTCACTACACTCTTCCCCCACCCTACCAGCCCAGTCTTAACCAATGGGCTAGAGTTACCGCATAAGAGCTGGTACGTGGATGTGAACTGACCGGTGAATATGTTGTAGCGCTCGCCGCCCACCTGGCGCTCGTCGAAGCGCGCGCAGGCGCCCAGCGCGTCGGGGCGCAGGTCGCGCACCGAGCTCAGCACGGCGCCGCCGCACGCGCGCTGCGTGCGCCGCAGATCCTCCTCCGTCACGCGCCCCGCGCAGAACATGTCGCTGCGGGCACGGGAGACGGTTACTGTACGCTCCCAAGATACTCACGATTgcatcgtcattttacaagattatataatatacagaggAGCGCCAAGAAACTCTTTTCCAccacttaaataacaaataggaagtttaatataatcttgtattgagTAATAATACCTCAATTAATAGCaatttttaacataagatttaaatttaataatacgcAAAGCTAAAAATatctacagatttattttataaaaaccatcTCTGTCCCATCAAGTAAAATGTTTgacaaattgtatataataaaaatttcaattagtTTAGTGATTTCATTTAGATTAGTGACAGCTCACCGGTCAGCAAAGTATTGCGTGGCGACGTCCCCAATGGGCAGCTTGCTAAGCACGACCTGCGCGCCGCTGGCGTGCAGCACGGCCAGCTTGTCGTACAAGATCTGCCACTCCGCATCCACCACTTTTTGATACTCCTTTACGTTATCCACGCGCACCTAGAACCAACATGATATTTCATAAACATGCTAACATTTCTCTTCAACTATTAACTATTAACGTTatcatcttataatattaacaatggcTTTATCGATTTTGTTCAAATTTTggatttagataaggttttgctttttaagtttatctataggGGTATAATTCTTGCAATTtttcacaaaattaattattagagcCAAGCTCGGTAGCTCATACATTATAATAGTGACATATAGATAGGGCTCAGGGGCAGAACTAATGACTTTACACGCTTTGTGAGGCACGAGCATGTATACACTTAACCCTTCCAGATTCCAAGCTGTGACTAAGAATTTTTCGGTAGAAAACCCCAATAAGTTTTTACTGGCACAAGGTTGCGAAACCCGAGACCTCAGTACCTGAAGCCATTGAGTGCCAATAGTACTGACCTCAGCATTATCCCGCTCAGCTTTAAGTTCCAATTCAATGTTGAGCAGTGCAATCTTGCAGTTGGTGTAGCTCTTTGGTTGCATCTCGAATCCGGCGTACGAGAACGTCTTCTTGAACGCCACGCCCGCTACGAGGAATGAGTCTTCCAATGCACCTCCTGCCACTTTCTTGATACCTGGACAAACACACATtcacattcaataaaaaaaaataatctattaatcATGTATGTACAAgttttcaatttgaattttattatataattgaattttttttattatttatttagttttagtttaaaattctaAAGCTCATTTTGTTCGTAAGTTCTTATAAgtagttttttcttatattttattaatatttatggcaTAACAGCGATTGAAACTGATAATAGACCTATAGATATTTTCTACTATTGCCTCATTTTAAATATGGTGATCCTCAACGCCTTTTCAGAAATTGGATCCGTTTGTTTTAATCATCGGCAACATACATTAGTAATGGTGTGAAATAaacacttaattatttaatttaactcacCAATCATATCTAAGGGCAGTAAGGGAGCGTCCAATGACAAGACAGCATCGACCACCATTTTGGAGAAGTGGCCTTTCTGCTGGTGGATCAACTTCGACGACATCGCTGTTGACGCGCATTTACTTAGGAGTTCCCTAAAAGtgataatttttcattatatgtattataattaaattttaattagcaatATTTATAGTAAGTTTTGTCTCATTTATCGATTGTCCACATTATATTCAGTAATTGGATCCGATTGTTTTAATCATAgacaagatttatttttattaacattaatatgataaataaagattttggtGTAcccaaatatataacaaatgaatGTCTCGCGCATCgtctgtaataatataatgtatttctgCAGTAGCAAACGGCTTTCGTTCATTCTCATTCTGATTTCATTCATACATAATGATTGAACCAGTGTACCACCCGACCACTTAAATAGCATTTGCTGTGTAAATCATTATATGAAAGTAATGTATGGTTCCTTTCTAACAATTTATAAGCATGAACAACACTCAATTTATTTAGTGATGTTCTCCTGATCGACTTTGGCCTCgtcaactgtgcaggacatataaTTGTGCACAAACACGTGTTCTCCACATACCCTAACTGATATCATGCGATGAGAGGGAAATCAGACACAACCGGAAACAGATGCGGTGAAGGAACAATgacgtgctctccgaggcacgggaacaTAGAAAATCTTGCGGGCTACAAGTTAAGAGCTAATATCTACTACTACTTGTGTGAAGTTTATACCgtgtgaaattaataatattaattaatttacatatattaattaataatctgaCACAGCAATGTAATAGTAatactcaataaataaaaataatacctcTGTTCTTCTGGAGAGCTGTTCTCAATTTTGACAGCAAGTTCCTTAACTCTATCCACAGCTAACTGGCCAGCTGTTCTCACAGCACGGACAATGATCCTCGGGTGAACACCTGGTGGTGGTGGTATTGTATTAGAATTTTATCAAATCATAATTAAGTTGAAATGCATAGTGATGAGCCTCATGTCTACTATCATAGACCACACAGTTGGTTCAGAAATTGTATCCATTGTTTTTAATCATTGGcaagatatttttatgtatagaaaaaagtaaaatcCTGAAGTTTACCTACTGCTACCCAATTTatgtgaaggtttggagcttaatccaccacacTATTTCAATACAGGTTGAAATTATACAGGTTACATTTCTACAAACACCTAAATGTTACTTGCCTTCTTCAACAAAAGGTTTCAACCTCTTCAACAGCTCACCAGCGAGTATCACCACAGAGGTGGTGCCGTCACCGACCTGTGACATTAAAAtcctatgtaatatttttacagtaacagctaAGTGTAAATAACTAATAGATAGTATCATTAAACGTTGTGTCCACAAATACATTCGGAAATTGGATCcgtttattataatcatataaaaaaaaagtcaactatttttttgaaaataggcAAAGGTAAAAGTGACTGATTGTCTTTTTCATTTTGATTCTAaagttaacttttttatttgattttcaatTTTGTCTATGAACGGTCGGGAACAAGgtagtattatataacaatagttACCTCAGCATCCTGGGACTTGGCAATATCGACCAGTGTTTTAGCAGCTGGGTGGACAATATCTAAGAGCTGTGGAAGAAgacaaaagatttattatatcaaagtttttaagtatttacaGGCTCTACCATGCAAACACTAATCAAGATTTATATACTGTTTGACTTTTCAGAAAAAAAAGCGATTGATTTTATGCTCTTAACATGCCCCAGATCGCATCATAAGATCCttgacaaaatataacaaatcatGGGTtacgacaaaaataaatatgtaaaaatgcaTCCTGTATTTTggagtaaaaaaataaagaaatatttatcttttaaaatatgaacCATACCTTCATAATAGTAGCACCATCGTTCGATATAACAGCCTTTCCATTGTGGTCCACAATCAATTTGTCCATGCCCCGAGGGCCCAGTGTAGTACGTACCTGagtatatacataatgttatacttataaaaaggctaagaaaaaaaaaaaaattaatctacTTACGTAGATCTCATTATATCATTCAATTCCCATCACTAATTCAGAAATTGGAACGAGTGTAATCACTGTATGTAACAAACACATTATAATGTTGCCTGACACTGTGACAGCTTCATCTCAAGTCATTTTAATGACACTCCATGGAGTCATTCAAGTATTATAAAAGCATTTTGATATAAAGCATCACTTTATTTACACTTATTTAAAGGAAtactagttttaattttaagaactaCATGCAAATTCCACGTTGTGTGACTGATGAGTTGTTCACCGATTTCAATAACAGGACCAGAGTGACAGCTATGAATGACAGACTTTCAATCCTGAGCCACCGAGCATAAATCAAAAATTGCAATTATATCAAGTACCATCCACCCCACATTTAATCGAAAAGCAActatcaacaaaaaaataacattcctgtttattatttcaattataaaatgatgtcCTCCCAACCAATTTTGGCCatggcggtcaatctcaagagagattagccaaatactCGGCAAATATAatggtgcacaagtgtgtgcaacaCACATGCACTCTTTACTACCTCACTGTCATAATCCAATAGGACAGCAATTTGACGCAACCGGAAAAGTATCATGCACAGTAGCATCAGAACTTACATGCTTGCCAAGGCACTAAAATGTACACGGGGAGTATGTACTTCCAATTACTAGACACTGAGTAAAAATACACTTGAAAGAAGCAGTCGCTCAAAACAGTTGGACTAttccatattttaaaaaactgaaTAAgagaaatgaataataattaactttaattaaattaaataactttttagatAGGATGTGATACTTCTAACATTATTAGTGCTTATGTAATACTTGAATGACTTTCCAGACATTTCAATCCACCATAGAAGGTTCATCAGGTGAGATTGAAGACAGgcatgataaaaatatacaaatattataatgaacatACTCACAGCATCTACGACGAGTTGACAGGCATTGATGTTGGAAATAAGCTGCGGACGGCCCTGGGATTGATCTG
This genomic window contains:
- the LOC126779513 gene encoding T-complex protein 1 subunit eta; amino-acid sequence: MQPQILVLKEGTDQSQGRPQLISNINACQLVVDAVRTTLGPRGMDKLIVDHNGKAVISNDGATIMKLLDIVHPAAKTLVDIAKSQDAEVGDGTTSVVILAGELLKRLKPFVEEGVHPRIIVRAVRTAGQLAVDRVKELAVKIENSSPEEQRELLSKCASTAMSSKLIHQQKGHFSKMVVDAVLSLDAPLLPLDMIGIKKVAGGALEDSFLVAGVAFKKTFSYAGFEMQPKSYTNCKIALLNIELELKAERDNAEVRVDNVKEYQKVVDAEWQILYDKLAVLHASGAQVVLSKLPIGDVATQYFADRDMFCAGRVTEEDLRRTQRACGGAVLSSVRDLRPDALGACARFDERQVGGERYNIFTGCPAAKTCTLILRGGAEQFLEETERSLHDAIMIVRRTIKNDAVVAGGGAIDMEISKHLRDYSKSIAGKEQLLIAGVARAFEAIPRQLCDNAGFDATNLLNKLRQKHHQGEVWYGVDIQKEDIADNFASCVWEPAVVKTNAITAACEAAAQILSIDETIKNVKGGGDMPAPGRGMGRPRMG